The genomic region TGTTTGGCGCCCGCCTTCGGAGCGGTGCCGCCTGCCGACACTGGTCTCCACCGTTTGGTTGGGTATCGTTGCTCCGGCAGGTTGGAGTCGACTGCGCGGAATGCGCACTACTCCTGCTGAATCGAACGCAAATAGTCAGTGAGGGCTCGTGCGTGCAGAAGGGAGATGTAGCCAGGATAGCCTTCGGGCCGGTGCTCGCTCTCGAACACCGCCCCCCAGACGGGCATCTCCCTGGTGCCATGCTCGGCTACTGCGAGCCTGCCGTCGATGATGTGCATCACATAGGCCTCATCAAATCGCCCATCGTGGCGCTTTGCGATCAGCCGAAGGTCGGACGGGAACCGCCGCAGGGATGCTGCCAACGAACCGTTGCCGTCCCCGGACTCGCCGTGACACGAGGCGCAGTACCGGCGATAGAGGGCCTGCCCGGTAGGCGGCTCCGAAGCGCTACCGCACGAGACGAGAATCAGACTGACAGCGAACGCGAGGACAGCGATTCCCTGAGTGATTCTAGTGGGCCCCCCAATCATTTCGAGCCTTCCTGATATCGTAGCCGTCCTTGAGTCCATGAAGCAGCTCCCCGCTGCCCGATACGCGATTCCATCTGTTGATTGTCGTCACTATAATCTTACCCTCTGATCGGGTCAAGGTTTCATGTAGCTTCAGGAATAGCAATAACCGCGAGGCTACGGGGTAGATTGGGTCAGGCGCCGGCGCCGCGATCCGGCCACAGCCGGGCGACGAGCGCGGTCAGCATAATCGCCGCGGCCAAAAGCAATACCGCCACCAGTCCGTTGCTCAGCAGGACCGGGGCGACCAGCAGGAGGATCCCTAGACCCAGCATCATGAGACCCGAGAGGAGTTTCAGCGCCCGGCCCTCGCGCACGGAAAGCTTGCGCGTGCCGAGCGTAAAGACACACACTGCCGTGACAGCGGCGAGCGGTAGCACGTAGATGAGGTTGTACAGGGCAAGATAGAGGTAATACGTCGTTATCGGCAACGGCGCAAGCGTCAGCAGACGCGTGAAGATCATAGGAAAGCCGGCGGTACAAAGCAGCTCATAGGCATTTGCTGTAAGCGCCAGCATCACCGTGCCGACAAGCATCACGGCGAGATTTTGCGCGCCGACGAGCCCGCGCATGCGTGCAAACAGGCCTGGCTGGGCGCGCTCGGGAATCGACAGCGTGACGCCGCGCTTAAACCAGAAGAAGTCCTTGATGTTGATCACCGCCATAGCCACTGCGAGCGCTCCCGCGATCAGCGTCACCAGCCGAAGCTCGCCGGCGACGAGAAATACGTTGAGCCAGGCGGCCATGAAGATGAAATAGACCAGCCCCGAGCACAGCACGAACACGCCGCCGACAAGTGCCATGCGGCGGCGGCTGGCCGCATGCGCCATGAGGGAGAGCAGGAACAGCAGCACGAAGAACGCGCACGGATTGAAGGCGTCCAGGCCGGCAAGCGTCACCGTCGCGAGCGGCAGCGACCACGCGCGCAGGTCGATGGCACCGAGCAGCGGCAGCGTAACGCTCGTGACAGGCGGCGCGGCCGCCGCTCCACCGCTTTCGAGTCGCGCGCGGCAGGCAAGTAACCGTCTGCGAAGCATCGCCCCAGTCGTGCCGGCCGAGTCGTAGCCGACGTGCATCTCCCCGCAGAAGAGAAATCCCGGTACCGACCTGGCGTCCTCGCCAAGCATTCCCGCCAGCTTCATGTAGAGGCGCGCATTCTCTACGCTGGCGCTGACCTCAGCGCTGTGCACTCGCAACCACGGGAACTCCTTTGGGAGGTTCTCAACAAACGGATGCGCTTCGACGCAATGCGGGCACTGGCGCGACCAGAAGAAATAGAACTCGACCTGCCACTCGCCGGAATCGGCTTGGTGGTACCAGATCGAGTCGTCCGACGTACCACCGGCGGCATCCGTCAGCAGGAACAAACAGAGCAAAAGCGCCGCAATAAAACCCCAGCGATGGGAGCTGGTGGTCACAGATATCCTATGGCGGTCCCAGTCACTGCAACCCATTCAGTCGCCACGCCTGACGTCACGATTGAGCCGCTGAGCCGGCCGGCGAAGCACGCTCGCGAAGGTCGGTCTCAAATAGTCTGTTGATTGTTGTCACTATAATCTCACCCTCTGATCGGGTCAAGCATGCATACGGCATCTTTTTTGCTCTGGCGCTTTTTAGCCGCCGACCGTATACTACAACTTAATTCAATGGTTATGCGGGACGTTGGTAACAACCCGCTCACCTTGGCATCTGCCCTGTGAACTCTAGGTTGCCCTTCGACAAGCTCAAGGCGAACGGTCGCGACTTAGGAAACGTTGATGTTTCCCATTCGGATCGAGCCTGTCAAAATATGATCAAGGGAGAGAAACCTTACGCCATGAACCATGTTGCTGCTTCCCGGCTTAGCGACTTGACCGGCCTCAAAGTCATTTCCTTTGAGAGTCGCCTGGCTGGCGCGATGGCTGACCTGATCAGTCGCCAAGGGGGGACCCCGATCTGCGCGCCGGCTGTTCAAGAGATTCCGCTTGCAGAAAACCGAGAAGCGTTAGAGTTCGCAAGAGAGTTATTGGCCGGGCGGATTGACCTGGTCATACTGCTGACCGGCGTGGGTATCCGCGCCCTGCTTGCCGCAGTTGAAGACACCTACCCGCGCGCAGAGATTCTTACAGCTCTGAGCCGAATCCCGACCATTGTCCGCGGTCTCAAGCCTCAGGTGGTGTTACGCGAGTTGGGCGTCCCGATTACGCTGGCCGTCCCGGACCCGAATACCTGGCGTGAAATTCTAAGCGCTGTCGATGATGCCGCAATCCCCCTGCAGGGTCGGCGGGTGGCAGTACAGGAGTACGGACGGAGTAACCCGGAGCTGATTGCAGGATTAGAAACACGAGGGGCCGTCGTGATGCGGGTCTCCGTCTACCGATGGGCATTGCCGGAGGACTGCGGTCCTTTGCGGCGCGCCATCAAGGCCATCATTGAGCGGCAGGTCGATCTGGTCCTCTTTACTACCGCGGTACAGGTGGATCATCTGCTGCAGGTTGCTGCGGAGGAGGGTCTGGAAGAGCCGCTGCGAGCAGGATTGAGAGATACGGTCGTCGCGTCGATTGGCCCTACGTGCAGCGGCGCCCTGCGTGAGCATGGCCTGGTTGTGGATCTGGAACCGGAACATCCGAAGATGGGGTATCTCGTCCAGACTGCTGCGCGCCATGCGCAAGTGCTGCGACGGATCAAACAGGTCAGATCGATACAAGGCGTAGGGCGTGATGCTCAAGTGGACCGAGGCGCAGCACTGTTGCAGGAGAGTCCCTTCCTGAAGGCCTGCCGCCTGGAGCCGACTCCCTATACGCCGATCTGGATCATGCGGCAAGCCGGCCGCTACATGCTGGAGTACCGGGAGATTCGGGGTAAACTCTCATTTCTGGAGCTGTGTCACCGGCCGGATCTGGCGGCTGAGGTGACGGTGACGGCTGCCCAACGACTGGGGGTGGATGCGGCGATCATCTTCGGGGACATCTTGCTGGTAGTACAACCGATGGGCGTTGGCCTCGAGTTCACCAAGGGCGGTGGCCCGGTGATCCACAACCCGGTGAGATCCGGGGCTGACCTGAAGAGGCTGCAGCCGGTCGATGTGCAGGAATCGCTCTCATTTGTCTTTGACGCGGTGCGTCTGGCGCGGGCGACTCTTCCACCGAACATTCCCCTCATCGGGTTCGCCGGGGCGCCGTTTACCCTGGCCTCATATCTGATCGAGGGTCGCGGATCGCGTCAGTATCAACATACCAAGGCGCTCATGTACCGCGATCCCTGGGCCTGGCACGCGCTGATGGAGCGGCTGGCGGATATCGTATCGGGCTACCTGAACGGCCAGATCGCTGCCGGCGCCCAGGTCGTGCAATTATTCGATAGTTGGGTCGGCTGTCTCAGCCCGGATGATTACCGCGAGTTTGTTCTGCCCCATACGAAGCGCGCAATCGCTGCCCTCACGCCGGGCGTACCGGTCATTCACTTTGGGACCGATACTGCCACACTGCTCTCATTGATGCGGGAGGCCGGCGGGAATGTGATCGGACTGGATTGGCGAGTGGATTTAGGCGAAACCTGGTCGCGTCTCGGGCATGATGTCGGAGTACAGGGCAACCTGGACCCGATGGTGCTCCTCGCCGAGCTTGGCGAGATTCGCCGTCAGGCCGGCCGGATTCTTGAGCGTGCTGCGAAACGCCCAGGCCACATCTTTAATCTTGGTCACGGGGTGTTGCCGCAAACCCCTGTGGACCACCTGCGCGCGCTCATCGATTACGTTCACGAATCGACGGCGAGATGACGTGGTTCCAGTTCTGTCATTCGATGCCGTCCTGATGATCGCCTTTGGAGGCCCCACACAACCTGAGGAGATTCGCCCGTTTCTCAGCAATGTGCTGCGGGGCGTGCCGGTGCCGCCGGGACGCCTGGAAGAGGTCGCCCGACACTACGAACAGCTTGGCGGTCGGTCGCCGATTACCGAGCTGACTTTCCGACAGGCAAAGAGTCTGGCGGCACTGCTGGAGAAGGAGGGGCCGGGCCTTCCCGTCTACGTAGGGATGCGATACTGGCACCCGATGATAGGCGAGACAGTCGAACGGATGGTCCGTGATAAGGTGAACCGCGCCGTCGGGCTCATCATGGCCGCTCACGATTCCGGGACCGCGAGCTGGGGGAAATCTGTGAGGGCGGTCACTGACGCACTGTCTGCCGCTGGGCCCATGGCGCCACAGGTGGACTTCGCCCAGCCCTGTTACAATCACCCGGATTTTATCGCGGCAGTGGCCGAGCAGGTTCGCCTGCAACTGCAAGCGATCCCACCCGCTCTTCGTTGCAATGCGTCGCTGCTCTTCACGGCCCATAGTATTCCAATCTCCGTAGCCGCATTGTCGTCTTACGTTCAGCAATTAGAGGAATCGTGCCGACTTGTCGCGGCAGCCGTGGGATATCCGGACTGGTTACTCGCCTATCAGAGCCGCAGCGGCGATCTACGGCAGCCGTGGCTGACGCCTGACGTACGCGATGTCCTGCGACAGCTTAAGGCCGAGGGGCGTCGATCGGTGGTACTGGTCCCCATCGGATTTGTGTGCGATAACGTCGAGGTGCTGTTCGATCTGGACGTAGAAGCCAAGGCAGAGGCCGATGCGCTGGGGCTCGATCTCAAACGGGCCAGCACGGTGAACGATCATCCGCTCTACATCCGGGCGCTGGCAGACCTGGTGCGGCAACGCGTAAACCAGGATTAGATCCTTAAAGGCCGGGGGATGGCGAGCGATCGGAGTAACGACCAGAAGCGCATTGTCGTGGTCGGAGGCGGCATCGCAGGTCTCGCCGCTGCGCACCGTCTGCGCGAGAAATGCCAAGCTGAACGGCTCTCGTACGCGGTGCTGCTCCTGGAAGCGAACTCGCGCCCAGGCGGCGTGATCGGTACGACCTATCGGGACGGCTTCATTCTCGAATCGGGACCGGACACCTTATTCACGGATAAGCCGTGGGCGGTAGATCTCATCAAGCGTCTCGGCCTGGGCGATCGGCTTATCGGGACCAGTGGGGTCCATCGCCGGACGTTCGTTGCCCTGGGCGGCACGCTTCATCCTTTGCCCGAAGGGTTCAGTTTGCTTGCGCCGACGCGATTCCGACCGTTTGTGCAATCGGAGCTGCTCACCTGGCGCGGCAAGGCAAGAATGGCTCTGGACCTGATCTTGCCACGCGGGCAGCCCGGTTCCGACGAAAGTCTTGCCTCGTTCGTTCGGCGTCGTCTGGGAGCGGAAGCGCTCGAACGGCTGGCTCAACCGATGATTGGAGGCATTTACTCCGCCGACCCGGAACGGTTAAGCCTGCAGGCCACCTTCCCGCAGTTACTGCAGATGGAAGCGCAGCATCGCAGTCTCATCCTTGGCCTGCGACGGAGACGGTTGAGCGTTCCCGGTAAAGGTCACGCCCCGGCCGACAGCGGCCCGCGGTACAGTCTGTTTGCCACGCTGGACAATGGACTGCAAACGCTGGTTGATGCCCTGGTGCAGCAATTACCGGCAGGCACGGTGCGGCTTGGCTGTCCGGTCGCCGGAATTGCGCGGAAGAAGGAATGCTGGACTATCCGACTGAAGGATGGTGCTGACATCGAAGCCGATGGGGTCATCCTCGCCGTCCCCGCCTTCCAGGCCGCAGCGCTGACTCATGACCTTGACGACGACCTCGCCATGGAGCTGGAGGCTATCCCCTATGCCTCCTCAGTCACGATCAACCTGGCCTATCGAAGAGAGGCGATTCCCCATCCGCTCGATGGGTTTGGATTTGTTGTGCCGGCCTGCGAGGGGCGCACCATCATCGCCTGTTCCTTTAGTAGCGTGAAGTTCGCCAATCGCGCGCCGGCGGGCTACGCCCTGCTGCGCGCCTTTGCGGGCGGGGCACTGCAGCCCGAACCGTTCGAGTGGGATGATGAGCGGCTCCTCACTGCGGTTCGTCACGATCTGGAGGATCTCTTGGGAATTGAATCTGCTCCGTTGTGGAGTCAGCTTATACGGCATCCTCGGTCGATGCCGCAGTACCATGTGGGCCACCTGGCACGACTGGCAACGCTGGAACATCGGCTGTGCCGATGGCCGACCCTCAAATTAGCCGGTAACGCCTACCGCGGCGTCGGTATCCCCGACGGGATTCGTAGCGGCGAAGCGGCTGCTGACGCCCTGCTGGCGGGATTGACCTCGGCACAGAGAGACACGTACGGCGGGGTGACGCTGGCTGAGCCGGCCCGTACTTGTGCCGAAGGAGATTCTCTCCTATAATCCTGTACCAGGAACTTGAAGATAAAGAGGCGGATCGACCCGGTAAATCATAATTATTGCGAGCGCGAGAAGGAGAACGCTGATGCAAGCAAGGAAGGTCGTTGCCCTGTGCGGGCTCATGGCCGTTTTAATCTTCAATGCGGGTTGCGCAACCACGATGTCGAAGGTCGCCTACATTGTCTCAGGAGACCAGGGCACAACCTCAGTCCAGGTTCAAAACGCAGACGGCAGCAAACCTGTCCGCGTCCCAGATCTGTCAGGGACAATCTCGGAGGTCGCTATATCACCGAGTGGCCAGCGGCTGGTCTACGTGATCACCGGAACCACGACGGCTCTTGAGCAGGTGTACGTCGCCGATCTGGATGAAAATAATAACATCACGGGATCCAGACGTAACGTCTCGGATGCGCTGCCGACGGCGAGAAGCTTCTCGCCGAAGTTCCTTGACGACGATCACCTCCTCTATCTTTCGGAAAACCAAGGCGATCGGATCCTCATCCTGGCGGATTTGCTGACCGGAGGCAAACAGAAGATCTCTGCAGTCAGCGGATCGATCGATACGGTGACCCGGTACAAGGTTGACGGAAAGGACGCTCTTTTCTTTGGGCTGAATAAGGAGTTGCGACGGTACGACCTCCCGACTGGGCCGCTCCAGTCGGTCGTGGCTAACACAGGAAGCGTCTCTGGGCTGGCTTACGAGAAGATGGGGCTCTTTAAGAATATTGCCGTCTTTAGTACCCAGGTCACTCCTGAGGAGCGGGTCCTATCGCACATGCGACTGGACGGAACAGAGCTCAAGGCTGTGCCTACAGTCGCTGCTGATCTGATCTTTTCGATCACTAGGCTGGCATCGGATCCGACGTCACGGATCCAGCGATTCCGTCTGTTTGACTTTGCTTTGGTCGCAAAGCCGGAGGACCAGGCAGATCTTATCACATTGGAGGGATACGAGGTGGCGACACAGAAGGCCACTGAACGGCACCTTGTCTGGGTTGTACGAGATCTGCGAAACCCGGACCTTGTGCGTGAGTTTTACGCGGCAAAAGGTTTCGATGGCCTCAGAACAGGCGCCCAAGGGAAATTGGTCTACCTCGCATCAACGGGGGCTCAACTGGTCTGGTATAATCCAGCCAACAAAAAGATATGGAGTGTCCCGCTCGACCAGATCGGGGCTGATCCGGTCGATCTTTCGGCCGGCATAACCGGCGTAGCAAACCGTCCCTTCTCGGTCTCACCAAAAAGTATCGGTGTAATGACTGAAGAGGGAAAGCTCTATGTGCTTTCAACCAATCGCACATCGCCGCCCCGCTTGCTGGGGCAGGGTATTCAGGTCAGTATCACCCGCCCATGACTCGTTCCTGGATGAGGAGAAAGTAATGACTTTTGACCCTAGACACAATAGCCGCATCTTACTCGATGGCCCGGACCGCGCGCCGGCGCGGGCGATGCTCAAGGCCATCGGTTTCAAGGATGAGGATCTGGCTCGACCGCTCGTCGGCGTTGCCCACTGCTGGATCGAGGTGATGCCCTGTAACATTAACCACCGGGCGCTGGCCGAGCGGGTCAAGGCAGGCATTCGGGCGGCTGGTGGAACGCCGATCGAGTACAACACGATCGGGATCTCCGATGGGATCTCCATGGGCACCGAAGGGATGAAGACGTCCCTGGTGAGCCGGGAGGTTGTAGCCGACTCCGTCGAATTGGTGGCCAGAGGACACCTGTTTGACGGCTTAGTCGCCATTTCCGGCTGCGATAAAACGATTCCTGGTACGGTCATGGCGCTGGCCCGCCTGAATATACCAGGACTTATGCTCTATAGCGGCTCCACCGCCTTCGGCGAGTACGAGGGCCGCCATCTCACGATCCAGGATGTCTTTGAGGCGGTGGGCGCCTACAATGTCGGTAAGATGCCGTCCGAGGAGCTTCGCGTCATTGAGAACTGCGCCTGCCCCGGTGCGGGCGCCTGCGGCGGCCAGTTCACCGCCAACACCATGTCTACCGCCTTTGAGATGCTGGGTATCTCGCCGATGGGCTGGAATGGCGTCCCGGCGACGGATGCCCGGAAGGAAGCGGTTGCCTTCGAGAGCGGTAAGCTGGTCATGGAGCTGCTGCGGCACGGTATCACACCCAGGCAGATCCTTACCCGCAACGCCTTTCGCAACGCCATCGCTGGTGTCATGGCCACAGGAGGATCTACTAACGCTGTGCTTCACCTGATCGCGGTAGCCAAGGTCGTCGGTGTCAAGCTGTCGTTGGACGATTTCGATCGAATCTCAAGAAAGACCCCGCTTCTGGCTGACCTGAAGCCGTGGGGACGCTTTACTGCTCCAGACATGTACATGGCGGGCGGTATGCCGGTGGTGGCTAAACGCCTGCTTGATGCCGGCCTCCTGTATGCCGACGAGCTGACGGTCACCGGTAAGACGATCGGTAAGGAGGCGCGGGCTGCTCGCGAGACTCCGCGGCAGGAAGTGATCATGCCGCTGAATCGGCCACTCAAGCCGACCGGGGGTATGGTGATCCTCAGGGGTAATCTTGCGCCGGACGGGTGTGTGGCAAAGGTCGCCGGTCACGAGCGGATGCTCCATCGTGGCCCGGCGCGGGTCTTTAATCGGGAAGAGGATGCCTTCACCGCCGTCAAGGCCGGTAAGATCAAGGCGGGCGACGTGGTCGTGATTCGCTACGAGGGGCCCAAGGGCGGGCCCGGAATGCGAGAGATGCTTGGCGTCACCGGGGCTCTTGCCGGTGCGGGACTTCTGGACTCGGTGGCGCTCATGACCGATGGACGATTTTCGGGTGCGACGCATGGCCTGATGATCGGTCACATTGCCCCTGAAGCGGCGGTAGGCGGACCGGTTGCGGCGCTGCGCAACGGCGACATCGTGGCCTTGGACATCAAAAAGCGGCGGCTCGACGTAGAGCTGTCAGCCACCGAACTCAAGCGGCGGCTCCGGCAGTGGAAGCCGCCTGCCCCTCGGTACAAGAGTGGCGTCATGGCCAAGTACGCCCGCGTGGTCTCATCGGCCTCGGAAGGCGCGGTTACCGATTGAGAGGCTGCTCGCGTTCCGCTACCCCTCACCCTCGCCCTCTCCCACAAATGGGGGCGAGGGGTGCATGAAAGGGAACTGTCGTCCCGAGTATCCGAGAGCGGGGGCCATAGAAAATTTTCCTCTCCCCCACGCCTGGGGGAGAGGATGAAGGTGAGGGGGCTCGGACGCGCGGTGTGTATCGGTTCTTACTGAGAGCTGACGACTGGAAGCTGAGGGCTACTGAGATGGAATGGCTGTGGGATCTGTTCCATAGAGTGTACGATGTAGAGACCCTGGTTCGTGTCGGCGGCCTCACGGCCCTGGTCGCTATCGTTTTCGTGGAAACCGGCCTCTTTGTCGGCTTCTTCCTGCCAGGGGATTCCCTCCTTGTCACGGCTGGGCTGTTCGCCGCCAGCGGACACCTGGACCTGTGGAGCCTCTTTCTCTTCGTCAGCCTGGCCGCGATTGTCGGAGATACCGTCGGCTACACCATCGGAGCGAGTACCGGACCGAAAATCTTTAGCCGTGAAAACTCGCTGTTTTTTCACAAGAAGCACCTCACCACGACTAAAGAGTTTTACGATCGGTACGGTGGAATTACGATCATCATTGCCCGGTTCATGCCGATCGTCCGCACCTTTGCTCCCCTCGTAGCGGGAGTAGGCAACATGCAGTACGGTCGGTTTGCCCTCTACAACGTGATGGGGGGGATCGGCTGGGTTGTGAGCATGACATCGATCGGCTACGTCCTTGGCAGAACAATTCCAGATATCGACAGGTACATTCACATCGTCATCGTCATCGTTATTGGGCTTTCCCTCCTTCCAGGCATTGTCACATTTGCCAGAAGTCGTTGGAAACTTCGCAAGCCTTCTATGTAGTAGATCCAATCGATTAGCCTTCAACGATCAGCTATCAGCGCCAGGCGTAAGGGGTGAAACGGAAGGCGTAAGGGGGGAGTATCCCCCCACGTCTTACCCCTCACGCCCTTTCGGGGGGGCTGAATGCTGATTGCTAAACGCTACTTACTGAAATTTCTGCAGTTTTCTCCAATTTGGCTCCATCTTGCTGATCGGACAGGACTGCCGTTTTTTTGGGCTTGCCTCCCTCCAAGAGGCGGGTTATCTTTAAAAGCATACTTGGTAAGTCTGCCGGTCGATAAGGCTGCCTTAGCGAGAGCGAAACAATGTTCTCCAACGGGGGCTTAACCGGTTTTCCCTCTACGCGAACATATCTTCACAAACGATCATCCGAAACGAAACCGAAGGTGACACGCTTCGCGTCAGTCACGGCGTCTCATTATCACGCTACCCCATCGCTGTGCAGCTAAGCGTGCCCTCTTCAGATAGTACCGATGGTGATTGATGGCGATGGATCTATACCTGAGCGAGAATGCCTTTGTCGGGCTGTTGGTCTCGACTATTGAAGTCTATCGTAAGGAGTGCTTCGGAGTCCTGCTTGGCCAGAGTATGTCCGAACGAATCCTTGTCGATTTCGTGGTTCCGTACCAGACGGCGAACCGGAAGTTTCGCGAGGTGCACGTCGATCTGATGCGGAGTCAGCGGGTCGAGGAGGCAGTGAGGAGCACCTCGCGCTGGGAGTGCGTGGGCGACTATCATTCGCATCCGATGTACGGTACCGTCCGGGCCACCACGACGCTGAGTTCGGTCGATCGGAAGTTCTTCAAGGAAGGGAATGTCGCCGTTGTAGTCGCCATCAACGATTCGATGAGGCAGCAGCGATGGAGCTACGTACAGGGCGGCGGTGTGTCCGGCAGCATTAACGGGTACAATATCCGGATTGCCGGATACCACAAGTCAAACGGGACCATCGAGCGAGCGCCGATCCACT from Candidatus Methylomirabilis tolerans harbors:
- a CDS encoding VTT domain-containing protein; translated protein: MEWLWDLFHRVYDVETLVRVGGLTALVAIVFVETGLFVGFFLPGDSLLVTAGLFAASGHLDLWSLFLFVSLAAIVGDTVGYTIGASTGPKIFSRENSLFFHKKHLTTTKEFYDRYGGITIIIARFMPIVRTFAPLVAGVGNMQYGRFALYNVMGGIGWVVSMTSIGYVLGRTIPDIDRYIHIVIVIVIGLSLLPGIVTFARSRWKLRKPSM
- a CDS encoding Mov34/MPN/PAD-1 family protein; protein product: MAMDLYLSENAFVGLLVSTIEVYRKECFGVLLGQSMSERILVDFVVPYQTANRKFREVHVDLMRSQRVEEAVRSTSRWECVGDYHSHPMYGTVRATTTLSSVDRKFFKEGNVAVVVAINDSMRQQRWSYVQGGGVSGSINGYNIRIAGYHKSNGTIERAPIHCPYAIGFQAKELNYKE
- a CDS encoding cytochrome c, whose translation is MIGGPTRITQGIAVLAFAVSLILVSCGSASEPPTGQALYRRYCASCHGESGDGNGSLAASLRRFPSDLRLIAKRHDGRFDEAYVMHIIDGRLAVAEHGTREMPVWGAVFESEHRPEGYPGYISLLHARALTDYLRSIQQE
- the hemG gene encoding protoporphyrinogen oxidase translates to MVGGGIAGLAAAHRLREKCQAERLSYAVLLLEANSRPGGVIGTTYRDGFILESGPDTLFTDKPWAVDLIKRLGLGDRLIGTSGVHRRTFVALGGTLHPLPEGFSLLAPTRFRPFVQSELLTWRGKARMALDLILPRGQPGSDESLASFVRRRLGAEALERLAQPMIGGIYSADPERLSLQATFPQLLQMEAQHRSLILGLRRRRLSVPGKGHAPADSGPRYSLFATLDNGLQTLVDALVQQLPAGTVRLGCPVAGIARKKECWTIRLKDGADIEADGVILAVPAFQAAALTHDLDDDLAMELEAIPYASSVTINLAYRREAIPHPLDGFGFVVPACEGRTIIACSFSSVKFANRAPAGYALLRAFAGGALQPEPFEWDDERLLTAVRHDLEDLLGIESAPLWSQLIRHPRSMPQYHVGHLARLATLEHRLCRWPTLKLAGNAYRGVGIPDGIRSGEAAADALLAGLTSAQRDTYGGVTLAEPARTCAEGDSLL
- the hemH gene encoding ferrochelatase, translating into MVPVLSFDAVLMIAFGGPTQPEEIRPFLSNVLRGVPVPPGRLEEVARHYEQLGGRSPITELTFRQAKSLAALLEKEGPGLPVYVGMRYWHPMIGETVERMVRDKVNRAVGLIMAAHDSGTASWGKSVRAVTDALSAAGPMAPQVDFAQPCYNHPDFIAAVAEQVRLQLQAIPPALRCNASLLFTAHSIPISVAALSSYVQQLEESCRLVAAAVGYPDWLLAYQSRSGDLRQPWLTPDVRDVLRQLKAEGRRSVVLVPIGFVCDNVEVLFDLDVEAKAEADALGLDLKRASTVNDHPLYIRALADLVRQRVNQD
- the ilvD gene encoding dihydroxy-acid dehydratase; its protein translation is MTFDPRHNSRILLDGPDRAPARAMLKAIGFKDEDLARPLVGVAHCWIEVMPCNINHRALAERVKAGIRAAGGTPIEYNTIGISDGISMGTEGMKTSLVSREVVADSVELVARGHLFDGLVAISGCDKTIPGTVMALARLNIPGLMLYSGSTAFGEYEGRHLTIQDVFEAVGAYNVGKMPSEELRVIENCACPGAGACGGQFTANTMSTAFEMLGISPMGWNGVPATDARKEAVAFESGKLVMELLRHGITPRQILTRNAFRNAIAGVMATGGSTNAVLHLIAVAKVVGVKLSLDDFDRISRKTPLLADLKPWGRFTAPDMYMAGGMPVVAKRLLDAGLLYADELTVTGKTIGKEARAARETPRQEVIMPLNRPLKPTGGMVILRGNLAPDGCVAKVAGHERMLHRGPARVFNREEDAFTAVKAGKIKAGDVVVIRYEGPKGGPGMREMLGVTGALAGAGLLDSVALMTDGRFSGATHGLMIGHIAPEAAVGGPVAALRNGDIVALDIKKRRLDVELSATELKRRLRQWKPPAPRYKSGVMAKYARVVSSASEGAVTD
- the hemE gene encoding uroporphyrinogen decarboxylase: MNHVAASRLSDLTGLKVISFESRLAGAMADLISRQGGTPICAPAVQEIPLAENREALEFARELLAGRIDLVILLTGVGIRALLAAVEDTYPRAEILTALSRIPTIVRGLKPQVVLRELGVPITLAVPDPNTWREILSAVDDAAIPLQGRRVAVQEYGRSNPELIAGLETRGAVVMRVSVYRWALPEDCGPLRRAIKAIIERQVDLVLFTTAVQVDHLLQVAAEEGLEEPLRAGLRDTVVASIGPTCSGALREHGLVVDLEPEHPKMGYLVQTAARHAQVLRRIKQVRSIQGVGRDAQVDRGAALLQESPFLKACRLEPTPYTPIWIMRQAGRYMLEYREIRGKLSFLELCHRPDLAAEVTVTAAQRLGVDAAIIFGDILLVVQPMGVGLEFTKGGGPVIHNPVRSGADLKRLQPVDVQESLSFVFDAVRLARATLPPNIPLIGFAGAPFTLASYLIEGRGSRQYQHTKALMYRDPWAWHALMERLADIVSGYLNGQIAAGAQVVQLFDSWVGCLSPDDYREFVLPHTKRAIAALTPGVPVIHFGTDTATLLSLMREAGGNVIGLDWRVDLGETWSRLGHDVGVQGNLDPMVLLAELGEIRRQAGRILERAAKRPGHIFNLGHGVLPQTPVDHLRALIDYVHESTAR